The genomic region GATGATGGTTTCTTACATgggtgaaatggagaaataaacttagcAGAGTCAATGATACTGTTAAATGGAATTCTTTGTTTTATCAGCGCTGGGGAGCTCTAGGGATCATCCTCCATGAGTGCTCCAAaggctcttgcgttgcttatattcacataattattacatatgcatttcaTTTTTTGAAAGTTTTGACATACACGTCTATGCTAAGAAATACTAAATGGTGTTAGTTATAATTGTCTAGCTTCTtacttacatctattaattattagttaaatataaactaagcattCTGCTTCTAAACAGTGTGTTGCTTAATGTTCTGTCTCCCTCttatgcagaaggatctaaaatttgaaaagtatcccctcattttgcaggtggtcagaaagcatttgtcaactggttaatggtcggtacgtcttttataacttaatcacagtatacgtTAATTTAGCagttggggacagtttggggacagctGGACGAGGCTGGGCTGAGGACAAGGGACAGGTAGGATAGGCCTgtctggggacatgggatggggttaggggatggctgGATGaggatggcaggggacagggatggggagagcTGGACCAGGCTGGCATGGGGacgggggatggggacagcaggactgGGCTGAGattagggacaggggacagctggGATAGCATGGGCTGGGGAGAGCAGATGGGGACACGTGGACCACACTGGGCTGggaacaggggatggggacagccagaccaggcagagctgggatcatgggatggggacaatgaGACTGAGCTGGTCTGGGGACAGCCAGACCAAGCTGGGCTGGGGACAAGAGACAGACAGGTTAGCTCAggctggggacaggagatggGGACAGCTGGACCAGGCTGGGCTGAAGATGAGCAACAGCCAGGCCAGCCCAGTCTgaggacaggggatggggacagttgCACCAGGCTGAGATGggaacaggggatggggacagcaagactaagctgggctggggacaggggatggggagagCAGGACTGGGCTAAGAGTAGGGACAAGGGACAGCTGGGATAGCACAGGCTGGGGagacaggatggggacagcaggactgGGCTAAGagcagggacaagggacagctgggatagcacaggctggggagagaggatggggacagcaggaccaagctgagatggggacaagggatggggacagtgagtctgagctgggctgggcacagggcatggggacagctggaccaggctgggctggggacaggctgagatggggacagcaggactgagctgggctggggacagcgtCTGGGGACAGTTGGACCAtgatgggctggggacaggggacagttgTGGCAGCCCACACTGGGGACAGGCAATGGGAACAGCTGGGCCAGGccgggctggggacagccgggTTCGCCCAGGCTGGGGCCAAGGGATGGGGCCAGCCAGACCAGACTacgctgggctggggccagggggTGGAAGAAGCCGCAGCCGCCCGGGCCCAGCACAAGGCCCAGGCCTCAGGCCTCACCGGGCCGCATAGGCCGCAGCTCCTTCCGTTGCCAAGCAACGGTCGCCGCGCGCTCACGTGATCGGCCAACGGCCCGGCGCGCGGCGATGACGTagaggggcggggccgggcggtagAGCTGCGGggatggaggagagggagaggctgtGGCGGCAGATCCGGCTGCTGCAGGGTACGGACCGGGGGAGAGGCTGCTCGGAGGGGACCCGGGAGACCGGGGAAGGGAACGGGTGGGTTGTGAGGGGACGCGGGGGGGCCGGGTTGTAGGGGAACCCGGGAGGGTGGAGGGGGGGCAGGttgtgaggggactcaggagtcgATGGGTGTGGGGGAGTGGGGGTGGGTTGTGAGGAGACCCAGGGAGGCGGGGGCGAGATGTGAGGGGATCTGGAGAGGGGTCGGGttgtgaggggactcaggagtcgATGGGGCGGGGTGGGTTGTGAGGGGAGCCGGGGCgaggggtgggttttggggggattcAGAAGTCGATGGGAGGTGGGGAGTTTTGGGttgggacgggacccaggagtcgGTGGAGGGGGCCTGTGAAGGGACCCGGGGGCGCCGCGGGGCTCAGGTtgtgaggggacccagaagtcgATGCGGGGCGGGGGCTGTGAGGGGACCCGGGTTGGGGGGAGTCGGATtgtgaggagacccagaagtcgATGAGGGCGAGCGGGTtttgaggggactcaggagtccaTGTGGGGTGGGCTGTGAGGGGACCCGAGTTGGGGGGAGTgggttttgaggggacccaggagtctacgagggggggaggggggggttgtGAGGGTGCCCTGGGCGtcctggggggaggggcgggttGTGAAGGAGACCTTGGAGTCTTAAGGGAGGATCCGAGAGCCTGAGCGAGGGGGGGTGGggaagaacccaggagtgccggggaaggggagggggaggggtgaGGCCTGAGAAGGGCCtgcggggtgggggaggggagaggacccaggagtgctggcCAGGGAGGGAAGGAGCCCAGAGAGaactggggaggtttgggggtccccgtgGGGGGGATCCCCATGTTAGTGGTCCCTGTAGGATCAGTGACCCTTCTGGCTGGAGGGATAGGGGTGTCCCCTGCGCTGCAGCCCCTGGGGATGGTGACAAAGAGGTGGGACGTGCCCCTCGCCCTCTGTCCCTTGAGTCTTAATCATGGTGGAGGAGTGTGTGTGGGGGATATATTTGTCctttcctagaatcatagaatataatcgttttggttggacgagaccctcaggatcatcaagtccaaccataacccaactctagcactaaactgtgtccctaagaaccttgcctaaatgccttttaaacccctccaggaatggtgactccaccactgccatgagcaacctgttccaaaaTAAGCATTGGTGCTTATTCTTAGTGCTGACTTGCTCTGTGCACCCTAAAATGATATTTCCTCTCGAAAATCCTCTGATAATTCGTTTTATTGGAAGGGTTTTCTAAGCACTGTGTACAGGACCTTCCTAATCAACGTGTATCTATTATCCACATTACTTTGTTTGTACACCAAAGTGCCGGGGAGGTGTGGTGGTTTGGCAGAGGGATGTGCAGTGACTCAACAGCGGAGCTGGGGCCACCCCGGAGCCTCCTCATCATCACGGGTTTGAGTGAGAAAAGCCATGAAtctggtgaaggggctggagcacaagtgtgatgggaacagctgagggacttggggggttcagctggagaacaggagctgaggggagaccttctgatctctgaactgcctgaaaggaggttgtagtgagataGTGGTTGGTCTCTTCTCGCAAGTAATGAATGATAGaatgaggggaaatggcctcaagttgcaccaagggaagttgaggttggatcttgggaacaatttcttcccagaaagggctgttgggcgttggaacaggctgcccaggacagtggtggagtcaccatccctgaaggtgttgaaTAGACGTGGagctgaggttctcagggacatggggtggtgccaggggtgggggagtggttggactcgataatcttcaaggtcttttctaacctcaGTGATTCTATGAGTTTTGTTTGGAGCTGGTGGTGGCTGTTCTAGGTTATGTGCACAAGCACACCCTTCAGAGACTGTCCTGAAAAGATATCTGGAGATAAAAGTAGCATTTTTTAAATACCAGGCTCCAAAAACAATAATTCAAGCATCCGTTTTGGCATATAAAAGAGAGcataaatcatagaatgtcccgacttggaagggacccacaaggatcatcgagtccaactcctgtccctgcacagggcaaccccacagttcacactgagtgtctgagggtgttgtccagtctcggGGCAAAATGTGGTCGACAGCACTAGTAGAGTGTGTTAAGGGTGTGTTAGTGAGCCTGTGGTTCAGACCTGCATTGAGTTGTCCTGCGAAATGGCTTTTGTTATTGATTTTCATCAGAATCGAGGGAGACTTTTAAGTGTTGCCTTCCAGTGCTGGTTGTCTGAAATGTGGCCTGAGCGATCGTCCTCATTGCAGCGTGAAGAAAACCGATGCTATGGTGCTGTCAAACACCTGTGGGATTATGATTAACAGACTCTTGTTTGCTTCTCCTTAGGTCTTATAAACAACCATAAAAACACGCATGGGGACGTGCCGCGACCGCTGCCATCTGCGGCACTGAGGTGGAACAATCCCCGCCACTCCACCTTCAGGAGGGGGACATTTTCGGCCAGgtacccccagcagccccccagggATTTCCAGCTGCACCAAGGTCCCTCCTGGAGGAAAAAATATTCCCTCGTCAACCGGCCACCGGGATCGGCGTGTGACGTTGGAAGCAGTGGAAGTGCCAGCACATCTTGGGCTTTTGGAAGCCGTGGGGACAGCCGGGTCCCTGAGCCACCGGAATCATCCCCGGAGAGACATGTGGACTTAACCACAGATGGAAATATCGTCGTGGGGATTCAACTGCCTCAGAGAGCCGACCCATTTGGAGATACGAAAGATTTTGACGATGTGGGTTCTTACTGTGAATTTTCGGGGCTGAAAACACTCGTCACTGTGCCGGGAGACAGTAAAAATGTGCAGAAATCTCTGTACCCAAGCCAAAGTGAAGAGAGACGACCCTCTCTCTCCATTTCATTCAGCTCATCTCACCGGTTTGTGAGTTCAGCGTACGTGAGTGTGCCGGATAAGCCTCGAATAGTGTGTCAGGCCAGCAGTGTGGTCGCGAACTCCCTGACCTCCTGCGGAAGCACCAGCGAAAGCGCTGTGACGCTGAAATCGGAGCCGCAGCAGCTTTCGGTGGTGCCGGATCGCGAGCCGGCTCGACACTTGGTTCGGGTGAAGACAGAACCGCTGGCTCCAGGGCAGGCTGGTTCTGAGCAGGTCACGGATGCTTCCAGAGAACCAAAGCTCCTTGGAAACAATGCGATGTGCTCCAGGCCCGCTCAAACCGCACCTTTGGTGGCTGGGTTGACTCCAATGAAAAGCAGGTTTTCTGTAGTCCCCAAAACCGCTGCTCTCCAGAGAGCTTCTTCGATACCTGTCTCTGGCAAAGCTCCGAAATTTAGGAAAACTAATTACACGTGGGTCGCAAACCCTGGGAAATGCTCTCGTCCTGTGAAGAGGTGGGTCAGCCCTAGAGCATCAGAAAGCGCTAAGAAGGTCAATGCTGGAACAGAAAAAGTTGCTAAACTATCGCCAAAATCCGACTTGGGTGCAAAACTGAAGAAATCTGGACTCCAGTCCAAACTGGGTGTTTCTCCCAGTAAATATAAGTGGAAAGCTTCCAGCCTGCAGGCCTTGCCTTCCACCTCAAAATCAGCGTTCAGGTGGCGATCCGAGGATCACAAAAAACCTCCGGCCCTCGATCTCCTTCGAACCAGCGCTGTCCCGGCACCTCCAAGCACAGCGTCTGGTGTCGCTCTCGGCGCGACCAAGTCCTCCTTGGGCGATGCTGTGTTGTCCAGTTACAAAGTGAAGAGTCGGACAAAAATCattaagagaaaaggaaatttgGGGTAAGCTGCTGGTTGTCTTAACGGTGTGATTGCGCTGGTCGTGTTTTGTCTGCTGGCTTCACGTAAGTTGTGGCTATAAGTGAAATTG from Patagioenas fasciata isolate bPatFas1 chromosome 2, bPatFas1.hap1, whole genome shotgun sequence harbors:
- the ZC3H3 gene encoding zinc finger CCCH domain-containing protein 3 isoform X1 — protein: MEERERLWRQIRLLQGLINNHKNTHGDVPRPLPSAALRWNNPRHSTFRRGTFSARYPQQPPRDFQLHQGPSWRKKYSLVNRPPGSACDVGSSGSASTSWAFGSRGDSRVPEPPESSPERHVDLTTDGNIVVGIQLPQRADPFGDTKDFDDVGSYCEFSGLKTLVTVPGDSKNVQKSLYPSQSEERRPSLSISFSSSHRFVSSAYVSVPDKPRIVCQASSVVANSLTSCGSTSESAVTLKSEPQQLSVVPDREPARHLVRVKTEPLAPGQAGSEQVTDASREPKLLGNNAMCSRPAQTAPLVAGLTPMKSRFSVVPKTAALQRASSIPVSGKAPKFRKTNYTWVANPGKCSRPVKRWVSPRASESAKKVNAGTEKVAKLSPKSDLGAKLKKSGLQSKLGVSPSKYKWKASSLQALPSTSKSAFRWRSEDHKKPPALDLLRTSAVPAPPSTASGVALGATKSSLGDAVLSSYKVKSRTKIIKRKGNLGSPPDKKSSSLPTAPQKSHFHLRKKNSSRGKPVTPKRSSPKGLVQITKHRLCRLPGSAREGTNLHFGRSPQTNKVIKTRYRIVKKNVVSPAVSFSSPVPNWKTRRPVTSRSPLLNQTRPSLQGGKSQHMQQRWRSKGYRCIGGIMYQVSANKLSKTSNTPSRGRDLSAKSPGRTARLLCTPSPGSSPSSCLNRSATSRYIASRAVQRSLAIIRQAKQKKKKKEYCMYYNRFGKCNRGESCPYIHDPEKVAVCTRFLRGTCKKTDGTCSFSHKVSKDKMPVCSYFLKGICSNSNCPYSHVYVSRKAEVCQDFLKGYCPMGEKCKKKHTLVCPDFAKKGSCPRGARCKLLHPQKKRHPRDAEDGDHSDPPAKWRRLGEDTGRNDPAQLHDDGEMPGPSSMEQEVKFWKQANTSPTSWLRKLPSFISLQSSSSPGDQGCKEEKDEDELKEEQGSTKRRRTLAPDPENTRLEEGGRGKQLQIKPRL
- the ZC3H3 gene encoding zinc finger CCCH domain-containing protein 3 isoform X2, whose amino-acid sequence is MEERERLWRQIRLLQGLINNHKNTHGDVPRPLPSAALRWNNPRHSTFRRGTFSARYPQQPPRDFQLHQGPSWRKKYSLVNRPPGSACDVGSSGSASTSWAFGSRGDSRVPEPPESSPERHVDLTTDGNIVVGIQLPQRADPFGDTKDFDDVGSYCEFSGLKTLVTVPGDSKNVQKSLYPSQSEERRPSLSISFSSSHRFVSSAYVSVPDKPRIVCQASSVVANSLTSCGSTSESAVTLKSEPQQLSVVPDREPARHLVRVKTEPLAPGQAGSEQVTDASREPKLLGNNAMCSRPAQTAPLVAGLTPMKSRFSVVPKTAALQRASSIPVSGKAPKFRKTNYTWVANPGKCSRPVKRWVSPRASESAKKVNAGTEKVAKLSPKSDLGAKLKKSGLQSKLGVSPSKYKWKASSLQALPSTSKSAFRWRSEDHKKPPALDLLRTSAVPAPPSTASGVALGATKSSLGDAVLSSYKVKSRTKIIKRKGNLGSPPDKKSSSLPTAPQKSHFHLRKKNSSRGKPVTPKRSSPKGLVQITKHRLCRLPGSAREGTNLHFGRSPQTNKVIKTRYRIVKKNVVSPAVSFSSPVPNWKTRRPVTSRSPLLNQTRPSLQGGKSQHMQQRWRSKGYRCIGGIMYQVSANKLSKTSNTPSRGRDLSAKSPGRTARLLCTPSPGSSPSSCLNRSATSRYIASRAVQRSLAIIRQAKQKKKKKEYCMYYNRFGKCNRGESCPYIHDPEKVAVCTRFLRGTCKKTDGTCSFSHKVSKDKMPVCSYFLKGICSNSNCPYSHVYVSRKAEVCQDFLKGYCPMGEKCKKKHTLVCPDFAKKGSCPRGARCKLLHPQKKRHPRDAEDGDHSDPPAKWRRLGEDTGRNDPAQLHDDGEMPGPSSMEQEVKFWKQANTSPTSWLRKLPSFISLQSSSSPGDQGCKEEKDEDELKEEQGRENRTNSAQGHIQCYD